Proteins from one Pyrobaculum neutrophilum V24Sta genomic window:
- the glmS gene encoding glutamine--fructose-6-phosphate transaminase (isomerizing), with product MCGIFGIVYADRPRRNLGEVLRKALERLEYRGYDSAGIAVVDRGLVVRKDAGKVAEVAARYGFDSIQGVAGLAHTRWATHGKPDQANAHPHTDCRGVIAVVHNGIVENYAELREELAARGHVFRSETDTEVIAHLVEEYKRQGLDTFAAFKKALSRVRGAYAVALIDAENPKAIYFARNLSPLIIGVGDGFNIVASDIPTVLDHTRRVIAVRDGEYGYITPHQVYIEADGVPQDASSRVEEIPWSAEMATKGGYAHFMLKEIYEQPESLATTVAGLEGLEAAAASLLSARNIYVVGAGSSLHAGLVFAQLLLRIKATPVPVVASEYAAYEPLFDKGDAAVAISQSGETIDTIKAVRAMRERGVRVLSVTNVVGSTITRESDVVVYTRAGPEIGVAATKTFTTQVATLSAIYAAMLKALGYDTAPMEREIKALPDLARKAVENTAGAAKDLARRLKAKPSAYYLGRGSAVPVAMEGALKLKEVAYIHAEAYPAGESKHGPIALVEDGFPVLFVFSDPNTREKTLSNVAEMKARGAYTIGTVPARSDIAKRLDYAIEVPESGELAAPILHVIPLQLLAYFTAVERGYDPDKPRNLAKTVTVE from the coding sequence GTGTGCGGCATCTTCGGCATAGTATACGCCGATAGGCCGAGGAGGAACCTCGGCGAGGTCCTCAGGAAGGCCCTCGAGCGTCTTGAATACAGGGGGTACGACTCAGCCGGCATAGCCGTGGTGGACCGGGGGCTCGTGGTGAGGAAAGACGCCGGCAAGGTGGCCGAGGTGGCCGCGAGATACGGCTTCGACTCCATACAGGGGGTGGCTGGGCTGGCCCACACCCGCTGGGCCACCCACGGCAAGCCCGACCAGGCCAACGCCCACCCCCACACCGACTGCCGCGGCGTAATCGCGGTGGTGCACAACGGCATTGTGGAAAACTACGCAGAGCTGAGGGAGGAGCTCGCCGCCAGGGGCCACGTCTTCCGCTCCGAGACAGACACGGAGGTCATCGCCCACCTAGTCGAGGAGTACAAGAGGCAGGGCCTCGACACCTTCGCCGCGTTTAAGAAAGCCCTCTCGAGGGTGAGGGGGGCCTACGCCGTGGCCTTGATAGATGCGGAGAACCCCAAGGCGATATACTTCGCCAGGAACCTGTCCCCCCTCATAATCGGCGTAGGAGACGGCTTCAACATAGTCGCCAGCGATATACCCACCGTCCTCGACCACACGAGGAGGGTGATCGCGGTGAGAGACGGGGAGTACGGCTATATAACCCCCCACCAGGTTTACATAGAGGCAGACGGCGTGCCGCAGGACGCGTCCAGCCGCGTGGAGGAGATCCCCTGGAGCGCGGAGATGGCGACGAAGGGCGGCTACGCCCACTTCATGCTCAAGGAGATATACGAGCAGCCGGAGTCTCTGGCCACCACGGTGGCGGGCCTGGAGGGGCTAGAGGCCGCCGCCGCCTCCCTCCTATCGGCGAGAAACATATACGTGGTGGGGGCCGGCTCGTCGCTACACGCCGGGCTGGTCTTCGCCCAGCTCCTCCTGAGGATAAAGGCGACGCCGGTGCCCGTCGTGGCCTCGGAATACGCCGCCTACGAGCCCCTCTTCGACAAGGGAGACGCGGCCGTGGCCATATCCCAATCCGGCGAGACCATAGACACGATAAAGGCCGTGAGAGCCATGAGGGAGAGGGGGGTCAGGGTGCTCTCCGTCACCAACGTCGTCGGAAGCACGATAACTAGGGAAAGCGACGTCGTGGTCTACACCAGGGCGGGGCCGGAGATAGGCGTAGCCGCCACCAAGACCTTCACCACCCAGGTGGCCACCCTCTCGGCCATCTACGCCGCAATGCTCAAAGCCCTGGGCTACGACACAGCCCCCATGGAGCGCGAGATAAAGGCGCTCCCCGACCTAGCCAGGAAGGCCGTGGAGAACACGGCGGGAGCCGCCAAGGACCTAGCCAGGAGGCTCAAGGCCAAGCCCAGCGCCTACTACCTCGGCAGAGGCTCCGCCGTCCCCGTCGCCATGGAGGGGGCGCTCAAGCTCAAGGAGGTGGCCTACATACACGCCGAGGCCTACCCCGCAGGCGAGTCCAAACACGGCCCCATAGCCCTCGTGGAGGACGGCTTCCCAGTCCTCTTCGTCTTCTCCGACCCAAACACGAGGGAGAAGACCCTAAGCAACGTCGCAGAGATGAAGGCCAGGGGGGCCTACACCATAGGGACGGTGCCCGCCAGAAGCGACATCGCGAAGAGGCTGGACTACGCCATAGAGGTCCCCGAGTCCGGAGAGCTGGCGGCCCCCATACTCCACGTCATCCCCCTGCAGCTCCTGGCCTACTTCACCGCGGTGGAGAGGGGCTACGACCCCGACAAGCCGAGAAACCTCGCAAAAACCGTCACCGTGGAGTGA
- a CDS encoding NTP transferase domain-containing protein, translating to MKIAPVVLAGGRPGPFEKLTGPLPKTYVRVGGRRLYQYAADPLAATFGRVYVVTPHPERGPYIYVEEKGQGIEQAIAAAESHLGAETHILLAYGDVYVDPAAFRTLVESAISAGADGAILAVPRKTTKGYGAVETKPGGLLAKIGGESQWIYAGAALLPRDVAKAAAQAGFYEALNEAAKNKKIAVAPWGGVWHDVNYPEDLLPLLEHVAPRHTYIAEGARVSPTAVLQGPVVVEEQAEVDHYAVVKGPAYIGKRAFVGSHSLVRNYAYIEEEAVVGSAAEISHSLIGQRATVGRASFISYSVVGEEAVVEPNAITMSVLREGRERLEPVEVRGARYYKLGALIPRGARIPAAAVLKPGTGWQ from the coding sequence ATGAAGATCGCCCCAGTGGTGCTGGCGGGCGGGAGGCCCGGCCCCTTCGAAAAACTGACGGGCCCCCTCCCCAAGACCTACGTGAGGGTGGGAGGCCGCAGGCTCTACCAATACGCCGCGGACCCCCTCGCCGCCACCTTCGGCAGAGTGTACGTAGTGACCCCCCACCCCGAGCGGGGGCCCTACATATACGTCGAGGAGAAAGGCCAGGGCATAGAGCAGGCCATAGCCGCCGCCGAATCCCACCTAGGCGCCGAGACCCACATCCTCCTGGCATACGGCGACGTGTACGTGGACCCAGCCGCCTTCAGAACGCTAGTGGAGAGCGCGATATCCGCAGGAGCAGACGGCGCCATCTTGGCCGTCCCCAGAAAAACCACCAAGGGCTACGGCGCAGTGGAGACAAAGCCGGGAGGCCTCCTGGCCAAGATAGGGGGAGAAAGCCAGTGGATCTACGCAGGCGCCGCCCTCCTCCCACGCGACGTGGCCAAAGCCGCCGCCCAAGCCGGCTTCTACGAGGCCTTAAACGAGGCGGCGAAAAACAAGAAGATAGCCGTGGCGCCCTGGGGCGGCGTGTGGCACGACGTAAACTACCCCGAGGACCTCCTACCCCTCCTCGAACACGTAGCCCCCCGCCACACCTACATAGCCGAGGGCGCCAGGGTAAGCCCCACTGCCGTCCTCCAAGGGCCGGTGGTCGTGGAGGAACAAGCCGAGGTGGACCACTACGCGGTGGTGAAAGGCCCTGCCTACATAGGAAAGAGGGCCTTCGTGGGGAGCCACTCCCTAGTCCGCAACTACGCCTATATAGAGGAGGAGGCCGTCGTTGGAAGCGCCGCCGAGATAAGCCACAGCCTAATAGGCCAGAGAGCCACGGTCGGCCGCGCCTCCTTCATCTCATACAGCGTAGTCGGCGAAGAGGCGGTGGTGGAGCCAAACGCCATCACCATGTCCGTCCTAAGGGAAGGCAGAGAAAGGCTAGAGCCCGTGGAGGTAAGAGGCGCCAGGTACTACAAACTCGGGGCACTCATCCCACGAGGCGCCAGGATACCCGCCGCCGCCGTCCTCAAGCCAGGCACCGGCTGGCAATAG
- a CDS encoding TM1812 family CRISPR-associated protein: protein MRLGVAVVAAALALALAVYIAAAAGSDSKAQPAQSASDSQQYTQDAAVEGLTIGGNDPFWYMEGRLPKKMNIEVDDVVRRILERPVRAPGPARGEFQIDERLREWFHNDTAGREVYERCYGGMFVDAARIYIVVTDRACGEKIRRAVEDLASRYGTELVILKGKYTYRQLSQWADALFHRVKEGLEDRLKQICGKYVVTMLMVDQATNQIVVGINPDCTSQAVVKEIAKALDELGIPKDAVVLEKFPGFVLLSD from the coding sequence ATGAGGTTGGGCGTGGCGGTGGTTGCGGCGGCGCTGGCGCTGGCACTGGCGGTATACATCGCGGCGGCCGCCGGCTCGGACAGCAAAGCGCAGCCCGCGCAGAGCGCCTCAGACAGCCAACAATATACACAAGACGCGGCGGTCGAGGGGCTGACCATCGGGGGTAACGACCCCTTCTGGTATATGGAGGGTAGACTGCCTAAGAAGATGAACATAGAGGTGGACGACGTGGTTAGGCGTATCCTGGAGAGGCCGGTTAGGGCTCCCGGCCCTGCGAGAGGCGAGTTTCAGATTGACGAGAGGCTTAGGGAGTGGTTTCACAACGACACGGCGGGTAGGGAGGTTTACGAGAGGTGCTATGGGGGGATGTTTGTAGACGCGGCGAGGATATACATCGTGGTGACAGACAGAGCCTGCGGAGAGAAGATAAGAAGAGCCGTGGAGGATCTCGCCAGCCGATACGGCACAGAGCTCGTCATCCTCAAGGGCAAATACACATACAGACAGCTAAGCCAGTGGGCAGACGCGCTGTTTCACAGGGTTAAGGAGGGGCTTGAGGATAGGCTGAAGCAGATATGCGGAAAATACGTCGTCACTATGCTCATGGTAGACCAAGCAACTAACCAGATCGTCGTGGGCATAAACCCAGACTGCACAAGCCAAGCGGTCGTCAAAGAGATAGCCAAAGCCCTAGACGAGCTGGGAATCCCAAAAGACGCAGTGGTCCTAGAAAAATTCCCCGGTTTTGTGCTGTTGTCTGACTAA
- a CDS encoding carbon-nitrogen hydrolase family protein has protein sequence MRRLALAGAELVVNPASIPADRRGLWGAVGLVRAFENSIYVASAVGTGFVYADGRPVAGGSYVASPNGGFRGFGSEAGVYVAELDRGEVIAARARRRYLDDVKAMGGVDLVGL, from the coding sequence GTGCGGAGGCTTGCGTTGGCTGGGGCTGAGCTGGTTGTGAACCCGGCGAGCATCCCGGCCGACAGGAGGGGGCTGTGGGGGGCTGTGGGGCTTGTGCGCGCCTTTGAGAACTCGATCTACGTCGCCTCTGCGGTGGGGACGGGGTTTGTGTACGCCGACGGCAGGCCTGTGGCTGGGGGGTCTTACGTGGCTTCTCCCAACGGCGGCTTTAGGGGCTTTGGTTCAGAGGCTGGGGTTTATGTGGCCGAGCTGGACCGGGGGGAGGTCATTGCGGCTAGGGCTAGGAGGAGGTATTTAGACGATGTAAAGGCCATGGGTGGCGTTGATTTAGTCGGCCTATAG
- a CDS encoding PaRep2b protein, translating to MSSDVEVSVEDLKLEGGSPSAHLVVKAGGSAVRFRLGIRVGEKLELVFGPSTRERAEEAARVLRALGVEAEPRQHGGRWRVYVTTNAIASAHKALREAVARAVEAAAERGAVEKEVAEGWLRKLRSPSPPGWPDFSVRVDKGELRVEHNTRRRERMEEVVAKLRALGLAEGADYRRYSGRNMERLRITPDGVRRLAYIAKHAEDPRAREEAAALLTHLIERASDDRARERLKKLVEGA from the coding sequence GTGTCCAGCGATGTGGAGGTCTCGGTGGAGGATCTGAAGCTGGAGGGCGGATCGCCCTCCGCCCACCTAGTCGTCAAGGCGGGCGGCTCCGCGGTCAGGTTCCGCCTGGGCATTAGGGTTGGGGAGAAGCTTGAGCTGGTCTTCGGCCCCTCCACTAGGGAGAGGGCTGAGGAGGCGGCGCGCGTCCTTAGGGCGCTGGGGGTGGAGGCCGAGCCGCGCCAGCACGGGGGCAGGTGGAGGGTGTACGTGACCACAAACGCCATAGCCTCAGCCCACAAGGCGCTGAGAGAAGCCGTAGCCCGCGCAGTGGAAGCCGCCGCAGAAAGGGGGGCGGTGGAGAAGGAGGTGGCGGAGGGCTGGCTGAGGAAGCTCAGGTCGCCCAGCCCGCCCGGTTGGCCGGACTTCTCGGTGCGGGTGGACAAGGGCGAGCTACGCGTTGAGCACAACACCCGCAGAAGGGAGCGGATGGAGGAGGTTGTTGCCAAGCTGAGGGCCCTGGGTCTCGCCGAGGGGGCAGACTACAGGAGGTACTCCGGGAGGAACATGGAGCGCCTCCGGATCACGCCAGACGGCGTCAGAAGGTTGGCCTATATAGCAAAACACGCCGAGGATCCAAGGGCGAGGGAGGAGGCGGCCGCGCTGTTGACGCACCTCATAGAGAGGGCCAGCGACGATAGGGCGAGGGAAAGGCTGAAGAAGCTGGTTGAGGGGGCATGA